In the genome of Sinorhizobium chiapasense, the window CACTACCTGTCGTCGTTCTCGACGAGCTGGCTGGATCATTCCCGACGCTATGCCGAAAAGATGATCAACCGTTTCAATCTGGACGGCGCGTCGCAGGTGGTGGAGGTTGCCTCCAACGACGGCTATCTGCTGCAATATTTCGCCCAGAAGAATATTCCCGTACTTGGCGTCGAACCGGCGGCCAATGCCGCCAGGATAGCCGAGGGTCGCAACGTCCCGACCCATGTCGCCTTCTTCGGGCAGATAACCGCAAGCGAACTGGTCGCCCGCGGAATCCGCGCCGACTTGACGGCGGCAAACAATGTCCTGGCGCACGTGCCGGATATCGCCGATTTCGTCAGCGGCTTCCCGATCCTGCTCAAGCCGGACGGCGTGGCGACTTTCGAGTTCCCGCATCTGCTGCACACGATCGAAGGCATCCAGTTCGATACGATCTATCACGAGCACTATTCTTATCTCTCGCTGGTCGCCGTCGAGCGCATTTTCAAAGCCTGCGGCTTGCACGTTTTCGACGTCGAGGAACTGCCGACCCATGGCGGCTCGCTCCGCATCTATGCGCAACTGGCAGGCGGCAAGAGGCCGGAGACCGCGGGGCTGGCAAAGGTGCGCGCCGACGAAGCTGCGGCCGGTCTGATGCGCATGGAGACCTACCTGGCGTTCGGAAAGCGGATCGCGGCGGTCTGCGAAGAATTTCGGGCCTTCCTCGCGGACGCAAAGGCCGAGGGCAAGACCGTGGCGGCTTACGGCGCGGCGGCCAAGGGCAACACTTTCCTCAATGTTTGTGGCCTCACCTCCGACGACATAGCCTTCATCGTCGACCGTAACGACCTGAAACAGGGCAAGCTGTCTCCCGGCAGCCATATCCCGATCCATGCGCCAGACGAACTGGCGGCGGCCAAGCCCGACTACGTCGCGATCCTTCCCTGGAACCTGACGGAAGAGATCGTTGCTGCGAATGATCACGTCCGCTCCTGGGGTGGCCGCTTCGTGGTTGCGATCCCGGAAGTGCGGGTGATCTGAGGGCGCGCCCACTGCATGTTTCCTTAAATCGTAACCGATTTAAGGACAAAACCATGGAGCAATTCAAAGTGCTACAGCGCCCTTTGTGCGTCTGAAAGGACGCACGGCGCCGTAGGCGCCCCAACTCCATGCCGGCGATCAGACGAAAGCGAGGTTGCGGTCGCGCTCGGACATCTGGGTAATTTCGATCGGCCATGCGATATTCACGCGCGGATCAAGCGCATTCAGTCCACCTTCCGCCTCCGGCGCAAAGGGCTTGTCGTGAAGATAGATCAGCTCGCAATTCTCGGTGAGGGTCTGGAAGCCGTGGGCAAAGCCGCCCGGGATCATCATGGACCGCGCGTTCTCGGCGCTCAGAACCTCGCCGTGCCAACGCAAATAGGTTGGCGAATCCGGCCGCATGTCGACAGCAACGTCGAAAACCGCACCGGCCAGACACGAGACGAACTTCGCCTCCTCATAGGGAGGCCGCTGGAAATGCAGCCCGCGGACGGCGCCCTTGGTGCGCGTCATCGAGTGATTGATTTGGGCAATCGACGCGAAAGAACCAAGCTCGAAAAGCTCCTCCTGGCAAAAGAAACGCGAGAAGAAACCACGCGCGTCACCGAATTGCTTGCGCTCGACCACCGTCAGGCCGGGAAGTTCCGTATGGAAGCGCTTGAAGCGCGACATTGCATGTCCCCTCAATTGGCGAAGCGATTGATCAGCGCGGCGAGTTTGGAGGCGGTATCATCATTCCCGCGCGATCAAAAGGACGTTAGAGCGATTCCACGGAAAGTGCGTAGCGGTTTTCCGTCCGGAATCGCATCGCTTCAATGGGTTGCGCCGAAACCTGGTACCGGTCTCATGAACACTACCCCTTTGAACACTACACCTTGCAAAAATCCTTGCCCGTGAATGGAGACCGCTTGACCAAACAAGTCCTTCTCACCGGAGCCACAGGCTTTGTCGGCCGCCATGTCCTGCGTGAATTGGCCGAGTGCGGTATCGCCGCGTGCCCTGTCGTACGCACGGGAACCGAAAACCGCCTCGCCGACGCGGTCGGAACCGGGCGCATTCTTTCAACCGATGCACTTTTTTCCGAGCCGGCGGAATGGTGGACGCAAGCACTCGCCGGGATCGACACGATCATCCATCTGGCGTGGTATGCCGAGCCCGGCAAATACCTGACGTCACCCATCAACATCGATTGTCTCACTGGCACTCTTGCCATGGCAAAAGGTGCCGCGGCCGCCGGTGTCAGGCGCTTTGTCGGCATAGGCACGTGCTTTGAATACGAACTCACTGGCCGCCCGCTGACCACCGACACGCCGCTCAGGCCCCTGACACCCTATGCGGGTGCCAAGGCAGCGGCCTTCCTTGCGCTTTCGCAATGGCTACCACAGGCGGGCGTCGAATTTGCCTGGTGCCGGCTGTTCTATCTCTACGGCGAAGGAGAAGACGAACGGCGGTTCGTCCCCTACCTCAGAAAATGCCTTGCCGCGGGGCGGAGAGCGGATTTGACCAAAGGTCACCAAGTCCGCGACTTTCTGGACGTCAGAGAAGCCGCCAGGATGATCGTGGACACTGCGGTCAGCACCGCGCAAGGAGCGGTCAATATTTGTTCAGGCGTACCGGTAACGATCCGAGAATTTGCCGAGAGAATCGCCGACGAGCATGGTAGGCGGGACCTACTCAATTTCGGAGGTCGAGCCGAAAACCTCGTCGACCCACCTTATGTCGTGGGTGTCAGGTGAACCGACAGGCTGAGGAACCACTTATGGCATCAGGAAACGCCACGCGGGTGCTTTATGAGCAGCGCGAGTTGCCGATTTTTCAAAACAGGATGTACG includes:
- a CDS encoding NAD-dependent epimerase/dehydratase family protein, translated to MTKQVLLTGATGFVGRHVLRELAECGIAACPVVRTGTENRLADAVGTGRILSTDALFSEPAEWWTQALAGIDTIIHLAWYAEPGKYLTSPINIDCLTGTLAMAKGAAAAGVRRFVGIGTCFEYELTGRPLTTDTPLRPLTPYAGAKAAAFLALSQWLPQAGVEFAWCRLFYLYGEGEDERRFVPYLRKCLAAGRRADLTKGHQVRDFLDVREAARMIVDTAVSTAQGAVNICSGVPVTIREFAERIADEHGRRDLLNFGGRAENLVDPPYVVGVR
- the rfbC gene encoding dTDP-4-dehydrorhamnose 3,5-epimerase, whose translation is MSRFKRFHTELPGLTVVERKQFGDARGFFSRFFCQEELFELGSFASIAQINHSMTRTKGAVRGLHFQRPPYEEAKFVSCLAGAVFDVAVDMRPDSPTYLRWHGEVLSAENARSMMIPGGFAHGFQTLTENCELIYLHDKPFAPEAEGGLNALDPRVNIAWPIEITQMSERDRNLAFV
- a CDS encoding class I SAM-dependent methyltransferase; its protein translation is MPHHCRFCSTPLATLVADLGATPWSNSFLEPTEEAIAREQAFPLQVMVCSECLLVQTTETVPADEIFNGEYHYLSSFSTSWLDHSRRYAEKMINRFNLDGASQVVEVASNDGYLLQYFAQKNIPVLGVEPAANAARIAEGRNVPTHVAFFGQITASELVARGIRADLTAANNVLAHVPDIADFVSGFPILLKPDGVATFEFPHLLHTIEGIQFDTIYHEHYSYLSLVAVERIFKACGLHVFDVEELPTHGGSLRIYAQLAGGKRPETAGLAKVRADEAAAGLMRMETYLAFGKRIAAVCEEFRAFLADAKAEGKTVAAYGAAAKGNTFLNVCGLTSDDIAFIVDRNDLKQGKLSPGSHIPIHAPDELAAAKPDYVAILPWNLTEEIVAANDHVRSWGGRFVVAIPEVRVI